Proteins co-encoded in one Medicago truncatula cultivar Jemalong A17 chromosome 8, MtrunA17r5.0-ANR, whole genome shotgun sequence genomic window:
- the LOC25502770 gene encoding F-box/LRR-repeat protein At3g26922 — protein sequence MEEENEGIDRLTTLPNSLLCHILSFLPTKTSVDMSLVSRKCRHLWKTLDVFNFHDNCDEYTYQGPDDEYNEQFMLFTVFVNTVLSLRRSRVIRKFRLSCDHIYPDPFAGHSIDTWISTAIGPHLEEFHLTIFSADGFSNLPLTLFSCCSNLVSLSLNGYILLQLQESSVFCLPSLKVLQLLEYRLDLNSVNILLSRCSVLENLEISFNPESLAIIRVPSSLKRLKITVENDVGALLEIDAPGLKYLSLKHITFCDATAVGNFHNVEEAYLDVSHSAMPLLLGDFPEFRYLLHLQLGLLSFNSTFLFDMLQKCPLLQSFTTYLFKKVNRSYDSSPSYKWEAKPKSVPKYLVSHLTFIRFQGYIGNEMEFIGYVLQNGLVLKTMIIYEYWLKSLDQPKTKEWLKKISDLPRGSAMCQVKFW from the exons atggaGGAAGAGAACGAAGGCATTGACAGACTCACCACTCTACCAAATTCCTTACTATGTCACATTCTCTCCTTCCTCCCTACCAAAACCTCCGTCGACATGAGCCTCGTCTCTCGCAAATGCCGCCATCTCTGGAAGACTCTCGACGTCTTCAATTTCCACGACAACTGCGACGAGTACACCTACCAAGGTCCAGACGACGAATACAACGAACAATTTATGTTGTTCACCGTTTTCGTCAACACTGTCCTCTCTCTTCGTCGCTCACGCGTCATTCGGAAGTTCCGTCTCTCATGCGATCATATCTATCCCGATCCGTTCGCTGGGCATTCAATTGACACGTGGATCAGTACTGCCATTGGACCCCACCTTGAGGAGTTTCATCTCACTATCTTCTCTGCCGACGGTTTCAGTAATCTGCCTCTTACACTCTTCTCTTGCTGCTCTAACCTTGTCTCCCTCAG TCTCAATGGCTATATCTTGTTGCAATTGCAAGAATCTTCGGTATTTTGCTTACCTTCACTGAAGGTGTTGCAACTACTAGAGTACCGCTTGGATTTGAATTCCGTGAATATCCTTCTCTCTCGCTGCTCCGTTCTCGAAAATCTGGAAATTTCATTTAATCCTGAATCTTTGGCCATAATTCGGGTGCCATCTTCCTTGAAGAGGTTAAAAATCACTGTTGAGAATGATGTTGGGGCTTTGCTTGAAATAGACGCACCTGGTCTCAAGTACCTTAGCCTCAAACATATCACATTCTGCGATGCCACTGCTGTTGGGAACTTTCACAACGTGGAAGAAGCATATCTCGATGTATCACATTCTGCGATGCCGCTGCTGTTGGGAGATTTTCCAGAATTTCGTTATTTGCTTCATCTACAGCTCGGACTTCTCTCTTTCAACTCAACTTTTCTGTTCGACATGCTTCAAAAATGTCCTTTGCTACAATCTTTCACAACATATCTGTTCAAAAAG GTAAATCGATCGTATGATTCATCACCTTCATATAAATGGGAGGCAAAGCCTAAAAGTGTTCCTAAATACCTCGTATCCCATTTGACCTTTATTCGCTTTCAAGGATATATAGGAAATGAGATGGAATTTATTGGGTATGTTTTGCAAAATGGACTTGTTTTGAAGACAATGATTATTTATGAATATTGGCTAAAGTCGCTAGACCAACCGAAAACAAAGGAGTGGTTGAAAAAAATTTCTGATCTACCAAGGGGATCTGCCATGTGCCAAGTTAAATTTTGGTGA